TGTTTTATTAGCGGTGACCCCATTTTTAGGTTACATCCCTCTGGGATTTACCCGCGCCACGATTATTCACATCCCGGTTATTATTGGCAGTATTATTCTGGGACCGTTTTACGGTGCTTTTCTGGGTTTTGTTTTTGGGCTGACCAGTTTAATTAACAACACCTTTAATCCAACCGTTACTTCTTTTGTTTTTACCCCGTTTTATTCACTGGGTACTTATTCCGGTAATTTCTGGAGTTTGGTCATTTGTTTTGTGCCGCGAATTTTGGTTGGCGTGGTGCCTCATTATCTTTATCGAGGGATGAAGAAAATTAAAAATAACGATGTTTTAGCATTAAGTGTTGCCGGCGTTGGCGGATCACTGACGAATACGTTGTTGGTTATGAATTTTATTTATCTGTTTTTCGGTCAAAGTTATGCAGAGGTGAAAAATGTTGCATTATCGACATTATACGGAGTGATCTTATCGGTGATTGCAATTAATGGTATTCCCGAAGCGATTGTCGCCGGAATTCTGACCACTGCTATTTGTAAAGCACTGCTTCGTTATAGCAAAGCACCAATCCTTCAATAAATACAGCAGTCGTTTATTAATGGGCCTTTTAAACTGTTTCAGGTTATTGCAACCTGAAACAGTTTTTTTTATTTAATGTTTTCGACCCAGCCTTCTTTTAATGAACCGATTAAACAGCGATCGAACAGGGGTGCTCCGGTTTTGGCCATGATCTGGGCATTGGAGTAGTTCTCGCCATCGGCTTTATTAATAAAAAGAACTCGGGTAGCCGTTTTATTCAAGGTATTGTCCAATTTATTTTGGATAAAATCACTAAACGATTTTTTAAGAATCTCTTCATTAAAGATCATTTGATTATTGCCAAACAATTCGGCACGATGAAAGGTTTGGTCGTCGATTTTACGAAATAGGGTTTCGGCACCAATGACATGAATCAGGATGGTTGTCATTTGGGGAATGGAGGGTTCATAGTCTTTATAAAATTTATAGGGTTTGCGTTTTGACCCGTCGCCTTCATTTAAAATGACTAACGGAACAATTGCTTGTTTTAAGCTATTTAGTTCGGCTTCTGAAAATCCGGAAATTTTTGCTTCAGTGTTTTTTTCTTTTCCGATCACCCAGTTGCGTTTGGGGTCTTTTAATATTTCGGTAATGATGTCCGACATCTTGTTTCGAATCAAACATTGCGCTTCCGGCACATCGGCAATACAGATTTTTGTGGTCGTCGTCATTACGTGGGTTAATTTTTGAGCCGAGAGTTCGTTTCCTAAAGCAAACATCAACGAGGTTTTGCCCCCGCCGCCAGTGATTGTGATAACATCATTTTCGGTAATGTTTAAATGATTAATAAGTTCCATTGCGGTTCTCCATCTCATTATTATTTTATTACTTCAAATTTTACCCTGCATTTCATTTAGAGACAATGATAATTATTGGTAGTTTATCGATCTAAGTTGGCGCAACGGGGTCAAAAAATTAACAAATATAGCTATTTTACGGCATTGACTCCAGTTTTAGGCAATGATAAAATAAATCATGTTAAATTAACGGCTTTTTTTTAACCCGAAAGAATCATAAAAGCGGTGAGGGAGAAAGAGTGACTACTTTTTTTATTGGACTATTTATTTTAGTATTCGGCGGATTTTTTTACGGAAAATTCGTGGATCGGGTTTTTGCTCCTGATAATCGGTCAACGCCGGCCATCAACAAAGCAGATGGGGTGGATTTTGTGGCGATGCCGAAGTGGAAAAACCAGTTAATTGAATTGCTTAATATTGCTGGTACCGGCCCGGTTCTGGGACCCATTCAGGGAATTCTTTTTGGACCGCTGGCATTTATCACAATTCCGCTTGGATGTGTGTTGGCCGGAGCGGTTCATGATTACATGAATGGGATGATCTCGATCCGTAATGGCGGTGCTCAAATGCCGCGGATGGTAGGTAAATATCTGGGCAAAAATATCAAGCGTTTTTATACTATTGTGTTATGGCTGTTGCTTTTTCTTGTTGGGGTTGTTTTTATTTATACGCCAGGTGATCTGATTGTCAGAGATATCCTTAATAAAGATGCCGGTGCTCAAAGCTCAACTATTTGGATTGTGTATGCCGGTATTTTTGGTTATTATTTAATTGCCACTTTTTTTCCGATTGATAAAATAATCGGCCGGATTTATCCGATTTTTGGTGCGATTCTGATTATTTCGGCCATTGGCGTCTTTGTGGGAATTATGATGGATGGTGGGGTTAATCTTCAGAACCTGTCAATGGAAACCCTTCCGCAACATCCATTGGGGCAAAAATTTATACCAGTATTTTTTATCACTGTTGCTTGTGGAATTTTATCGGGTTTCCATGGCAGTCAGTCAACCCTGATTTCCCGGACCGTCAGCTCCGAAAAAGAAGGTCGGTCAACCTTTTATAATATGATGATATTAGAAGGTTTCATTGCCATGTGCTGGGCTGCCGGGGCAATGGTGCTTTTTAATCGCGGGGTCGATTTGAGTACCGGTGCGACTGCGATGGTCGGACTGATTTCCCGCGAATTTTTAGGAGCAATTGGATCATTTTTTGCCATTTTGGGGGTTATCGTACTTCCCATTACTTCAGGCGATACAGCGTTTCGCTCACTTCGCTTGATGGTGGGCGAAACGTTTAATATTGATCAAACGGTGATAAAGAAGCGGATTTTAACGACTTTGGGGATCTTTATTCCCGCCATCACGATTCTTGTTTTTGCTAAAACCTCGCCTAATGGATTTAATCTGCTGTGGCAGTATTTTGGTTTTACCAACCAGTTTGTTGCGATATTCGCTTTGGCTATGGCGGCGGTATATCTGAAAGTCGAGAAAAAAGTGATCTGGATAACACTGATTCCCGGCATGTTTTATACGTTTATCGTGATCAGTTATATTTGCCATGCGCCGATTGGTTTAGGTCTGGAACCGCGACTTGGTTCACTTATAGGTTTGGACCCTAACAGTTATATCCTGTCTTATATAATTGGTGCTGTCGCTTCGGTTCTATACATGTTGTTTGTCTTAAAACGGGGTAAGCATGGACTGAATGAGCTTCAACCGGTGACTGCTAATTAATGGTTTTAATTATAAGAATTCCTTATCATCTATTTTGTATTAGTTAAGGGGATTCTTTTTTAAATTTGAAAGAAGAAAAGAAAGTGGGAGTACCGCAATGAAAATTTGGAAAAAAGGTCTGATTTATCTGCTGATGGTGGTTATGGTGTTGGGATTTTGGGGATCAACAGTTCTGGGGGCAACGCTAAACGACGATCAAACGATTACCCTTAAAATTATTCATACGAATGATACCCATTCCCGTTATACCTATAGTGAAAAAAACAAGACGATCGGTTATGCAAAACTAAAAACCATTATTAATCAGAAAAATCCCGACTTAATAGTCGATGCCGGCGATATTTTTCATGGTCAATCTTTTGCTACCATTGAAACCGGCGGCAGTATCGCAGAACTTATGGCAGCGGTTGGATATGATGCCATCGCACCGGGAAATCATGACTTTAATTATGGCAGTCAGCGACTGCTAGAATTAGGAACCATAGCTAATACCAAAATTCTGGGAAATAATGTTGTGAATGCTGATTCGGGAACGGCTTTTTTTCATGATGAGTATTTAATTAAAACCATTGATGTGGGTGGTGAAACAATTAAAATAGGGGTGTTTGGTTTAATCAGCCCGGATATATATTCGGATACAGCGCCATCTAATGTTGCCGGATTGTCTTTCGGCAGCCGGGAACAGACAATTGCGATCGCACAGCAAGCGGTTGCGGCGCTGAAAGCCCAAGGTTGTGATGTGATCGTGGCCTTGACACACATTGGCGATTCCGATAATGGAACCCTCATGCGGAGTGATGCCATTGCTTTAGGGGCACCAGGAATTGACGTCATTGTGGATGGTCACACCCACGATGTTGAAAATCGCGAAGTTAATGGAACTTTGATTGTCCAAACCGGATGTTTTTTTAGTGCTGTGGGTGAGGTTGAAATCACATTGGAAAAAAATACCGGTTTATTGACGCACACTGAAAATCAGGAAAAAACATCTTCGGACCAAACAACGATGACGGAAGCTGGTAGCGAAGAAAGTGTCACCGAACCGGATGGCACGACTATTGAAGCACATGCAACGCCAACAAATTATACCGTGATGAGTAAATCAGAATCCCTGACGACGGTCGCTCAAGCGACTGATGAGCTGATTCCGGCTGATCCGGCAGTAACAGCCTTAATTGCTGAAATTGAAGCTAGAGAAGCACCGATTAAAAAAGAGGTAGTGGGAAATACACCAGTGAAATTGGGCGGGAATACCGATAATATTTGGCAAGATGTCCGATTGGGTGAAATAAATTTGGGCCGCGCCTTAGCGGATAGCTATCGTTTTGAAACTAATGCTGATATTGCGGTTGAAAATGCGGGTGGAATCCGGGCTGAAATTCCTGCCGGAGATATTAATAAAGGTCAGGTTATTGATGTGTTACCGTTCGGAAATTATCTTGTCACCAAAAAAATTTCCGGAGCCGAGATAAAAACAATGTTGGAAACAAGTATCGAAATTGGTGTAACGAATCAAATTGCAAATGATAGCAATAATAACGCATGGCCCAGCAATAGCGGTAGTTACCTGCAGTGGAGTGGTATAACGGCACAATATGATTTATCAAAACCAAAAGGTGAACGGGTTTTCGCTGCCAAAGTCGGTGCTACCGAGCTAAACCCAGAGCAGTTATATACTTTTGCTTGTAATAATTATCTAGCGACTAACAGTGATTATCCGGCTTTGGCCAATGCCAGTACCATTAGTGAGTATGCGGCTTGCGATGAAGCCTTTATCAGCTATTTGCAGACGGCCGGCAACGAGCGCTTTATGAGTGCTGTTAATAATCCCAATGTTACCCCCGGGACAGCGCCAATTGTTGCCCCAGTCGGACAAAAACAATCGACTGATAATCCCAAGACTGGCACGCGATTGTGGTGGGATTACCTTCTTCAATGGTTGCAATCAGTGGTTGCTTAAACTAATCGACAACCGATAAGATATTTTTTGTTTTTATGGCAGCTTGATTGTTTTGCTAAAGGAGGGAGTCACATCAAAAAAAATCTTCAAGAAATGATGGAGCAAGCGATTATAATCGCTAAACAGGGGGAAGCAAAAGGCGAAGTGCCAATTGGTGCGTTGGTGGTTTGTCAGGGTGAAGTTATCGCCAGGGCCCATAATCAGAAAGAGACTTTGGCTGATCCGACGGCTCATGCAGAAATGTTGGTGATTCGGGAAGCGGCTAAAAAATTAGGCCGATGGCGGTTGGATGACTGTCAACTTTTTGTTACGGCGGAACCTTGCGTGATGTGTATGGGTGCAATCATTCAGGCGCGAATTCCATTTTTGGTATATGGGGCCACCGAAAAAAAATTTGGCGGGGTGGAATCGACGGCTTACCTGTGTCAACATCCGATGTTGCCAAAACAGATGGAGATTTATGCCGGAATTTGTGAACAACAATGTGAGGCGCTACTGAAAAATTTTTTTAGCAGCAAGCGATGATCAAAAAAAGCGTTCGTGCTTCGGTTGACCCGGATCTTTATCGGCGTTATAAAAGAATACCTGATTAAAGATTGAATCCTAAAAAAACTTGTGATAAAATGTTTCTAAAATAGAAACAAGTGTATTCTAAATAAGAACAGAATCAAACGTTTATATGATTGTAAACTGTTCGGATAAAAAGATTGGAGAAAAAGATGAACGATAAATCAAAAGTTTATTTTACAACGCTTCGGACTACCGGTTCAAACAATATCTTAAAAAAACTTGAAAAATTGGTTGTTGCAGCAGGAATGACGGCTATTGATTTTGAAAATAAATTTGCCGCCATTAAGATCCATCTGGGAGAACCGGGAAATCTGGCTTATTTACGACCCAATTATGCCAAAGTAGTTGTTGATATGATCAAAGCAAACGGCGGAAAACCGTTTCTTACCGATTGCAATACCCTTTACGTGGGGCGGCGAAAAAATGCCCTGGAACATCTGGATGCGGCCTATGAAAATGGCTATAATCCCTTTGTGACCGGATGCCATGTGATTATCGGGGATGGTTTGAAAGGGACGGATGATATTGAGGTACCATTAGATGGCGGTGAATGTATCAAAACCGCTAAAATCGGTCGGGCGATGATGGATGCCGATATTTTTATTTCGATGACCCATTTTAAAGGCCATGAAAGTACCGGTTTTGGCGGGGTTCTCAAAAATATCGGAATGGGATGTGGATCACGTCGCGGTAAAATGGAAATGCACTCTTCCAGCAAGCCATTTGTAAAAGAAAATAAATGCCGGAGCTGTAAAATATGTGAAAAGAGCTGCGCCTTTAATGCCATTTCTTATCGGCAAGGAGACGGCAAAGCCGCCATTGATGATGCTGTTTGTGTTGGGTGTGGCCGTTGTATGGGCGTTTGCCCCTTTGACGCAATTTCACCAAAATATGATGAAAGCAATGATGTACTCAACAAAAAAATCGCCGAATATACTAAGGCGGTTGTCAGCGGGCGACCTCAATTCCATATCAGCTTTGTGATTGATGTATCACCAAATTGTGATTGTCATGTTGAAAATGATTTGCCAATCATCCAGGATGTTGGTATTTTTGCTTCTATTGATCCAATTGCTTTGGACATAGCATGTGCCGATGCCTGTAATCAAGCGCCGATTATTAGTGGTAGTTATGTTGATGACCAAATTCACGAACATCATGTTGAAGATCCTGAAAACAAAGATTTATTTACCTTGACGCATCCGGAAACAAACTGGCAGGTCGCTATTGATCACGGGGTCAAACTGGGGTTAGGAAATAAGGAATACGTAATCATAGAAGTTTAAACGGGAGCGCTTATTAAAGGGGAAAATTAGAAACCGATATCATAAATTCTTTGATATTTTGTGATTGACAAAGCTAAAATAAATAGATATAATGACTCAAATGATAAGCAACTAAATATTATAAATGCGATGACCAAGAGAAAGATATCAAAGATTGTATTTAAGAGAGTTGGAGAATGGTGTAATTCCAATAATACAATGGTATGTAATACTCACTTGCGAGTTGCCAACCTGAAAATTTACCAAATTAGTAGGGAAGGCCGTAATCCGACAATGGATGTCAACGTTAAATGGCTATGGTTAGGTTCGTTTGACGTTCAGACCAGAAGAGGATGTAATTGTAAAATTATTTCGAATTTAGAGTGGTACCGTGGATAATATATCCGCCTCTGTTAATAAACAGAG
This is a stretch of genomic DNA from Acetobacterium woodii DSM 1030. It encodes these proteins:
- a CDS encoding carbon starvation CstA family protein, whose protein sequence is MTTFFIGLFILVFGGFFYGKFVDRVFAPDNRSTPAINKADGVDFVAMPKWKNQLIELLNIAGTGPVLGPIQGILFGPLAFITIPLGCVLAGAVHDYMNGMISIRNGGAQMPRMVGKYLGKNIKRFYTIVLWLLLFLVGVVFIYTPGDLIVRDILNKDAGAQSSTIWIVYAGIFGYYLIATFFPIDKIIGRIYPIFGAILIISAIGVFVGIMMDGGVNLQNLSMETLPQHPLGQKFIPVFFITVACGILSGFHGSQSTLISRTVSSEKEGRSTFYNMMILEGFIAMCWAAGAMVLFNRGVDLSTGATAMVGLISREFLGAIGSFFAILGVIVLPITSGDTAFRSLRLMVGETFNIDQTVIKKRILTTLGIFIPAITILVFAKTSPNGFNLLWQYFGFTNQFVAIFALAMAAVYLKVEKKVIWITLIPGMFYTFIVISYICHAPIGLGLEPRLGSLIGLDPNSYILSYIIGAVASVLYMLFVLKRGKHGLNELQPVTAN
- a CDS encoding bifunctional metallophosphatase/5'-nucleotidase, whose protein sequence is MKIWKKGLIYLLMVVMVLGFWGSTVLGATLNDDQTITLKIIHTNDTHSRYTYSEKNKTIGYAKLKTIINQKNPDLIVDAGDIFHGQSFATIETGGSIAELMAAVGYDAIAPGNHDFNYGSQRLLELGTIANTKILGNNVVNADSGTAFFHDEYLIKTIDVGGETIKIGVFGLISPDIYSDTAPSNVAGLSFGSREQTIAIAQQAVAALKAQGCDVIVALTHIGDSDNGTLMRSDAIALGAPGIDVIVDGHTHDVENREVNGTLIVQTGCFFSAVGEVEITLEKNTGLLTHTENQEKTSSDQTTMTEAGSEESVTEPDGTTIEAHATPTNYTVMSKSESLTTVAQATDELIPADPAVTALIAEIEAREAPIKKEVVGNTPVKLGGNTDNIWQDVRLGEINLGRALADSYRFETNADIAVENAGGIRAEIPAGDINKGQVIDVLPFGNYLVTKKISGAEIKTMLETSIEIGVTNQIANDSNNNAWPSNSGSYLQWSGITAQYDLSKPKGERVFAAKVGATELNPEQLYTFACNNYLATNSDYPALANASTISEYAACDEAFISYLQTAGNERFMSAVNNPNVTPGTAPIVAPVGQKQSTDNPKTGTRLWWDYLLQWLQSVVA
- a CDS encoding DUF362 domain-containing protein, with product MNDKSKVYFTTLRTTGSNNILKKLEKLVVAAGMTAIDFENKFAAIKIHLGEPGNLAYLRPNYAKVVVDMIKANGGKPFLTDCNTLYVGRRKNALEHLDAAYENGYNPFVTGCHVIIGDGLKGTDDIEVPLDGGECIKTAKIGRAMMDADIFISMTHFKGHESTGFGGVLKNIGMGCGSRRGKMEMHSSSKPFVKENKCRSCKICEKSCAFNAISYRQGDGKAAIDDAVCVGCGRCMGVCPFDAISPKYDESNDVLNKKIAEYTKAVVSGRPQFHISFVIDVSPNCDCHVENDLPIIQDVGIFASIDPIALDIACADACNQAPIISGSYVDDQIHEHHVEDPENKDLFTLTHPETNWQVAIDHGVKLGLGNKEYVIIEV
- the yqeC gene encoding selenium cofactor biosynthesis protein YqeC, which gives rise to MELINHLNITENDVITITGGGGKTSLMFALGNELSAQKLTHVMTTTTKICIADVPEAQCLIRNKMSDIITEILKDPKRNWVIGKEKNTEAKISGFSEAELNSLKQAIVPLVILNEGDGSKRKPYKFYKDYEPSIPQMTTILIHVIGAETLFRKIDDQTFHRAELFGNNQMIFNEEILKKSFSDFIQNKLDNTLNKTATRVLFINKADGENYSNAQIMAKTGAPLFDRCLIGSLKEGWVENIK
- a CDS encoding ECF transporter S component: MKNLKTNDLVKLSFFVAIIVLLAVTPFLGYIPLGFTRATIIHIPVIIGSIILGPFYGAFLGFVFGLTSLINNTFNPTVTSFVFTPFYSLGTYSGNFWSLVICFVPRILVGVVPHYLYRGMKKIKNNDVLALSVAGVGGSLTNTLLVMNFIYLFFGQSYAEVKNVALSTLYGVILSVIAINGIPEAIVAGILTTAICKALLRYSKAPILQ
- a CDS encoding nucleoside deaminase yields the protein MFLWQLDCFAKGGSHIKKNLQEMMEQAIIIAKQGEAKGEVPIGALVVCQGEVIARAHNQKETLADPTAHAEMLVIREAAKKLGRWRLDDCQLFVTAEPCVMCMGAIIQARIPFLVYGATEKKFGGVESTAYLCQHPMLPKQMEIYAGICEQQCEALLKNFFSSKR